The genomic segment ATTGAAAGAAATAGTTGATTTAGCAAATGAGAAAAAATTAATAGTGGCAGAAGCAATGACTATTTATCATATGCCGTTATATAAAAAGTTACGTAAAATTGTTGATGATGGCAAGCTTGGAAAGATTAAAATGATTCAAGTTAACTTTGGAAGCCTTAAAGAGTATGATGTGACAAATAGATTCTTTAGCCCAGATTTAGCAGGAGGTGCGCTTCTTGATATAGGAACATATGCATTGTCATTCACAAGGTACTTTCTCTCTAGTCAGCCAGAGGAAATTTTAACTACAGTTAAGAAATTCGAAACTGGAGTAGATGAGCAGTCAGGTATAATTCTTAAAAATTCTGATGATGAAATGGCAGTTATATCATTAACTATGAGAGCAAAACAGCCAAAGAGAGGAATTGTATGTGGAGAATTAGGATATATAACTGTTGAAAATTTTCCAAGAGCAGATAAAGCAACAATTACATATCCTGATGGAAGTGTAGAAATTATTGAAGAAGGCCATGGTTCAAAAGCATTAGAATATGAAATTGAATGCGTAAATAGTATGGTAATGAGTAAAACAGGTAATGATACTTTAAGATTGTCTGTTGATGTTATGGATATAATGGATGAGGTAAGAAAACAATGGAATTTAAGCTATACTTTTGAGTAACAAGTTTTATAAATTAATTACTTGGATACGATGATTAAGGGAGTAATTATTAAAGTGAGAGAGATAGAAAAGAGTGTTCTAGATAAAATTCTTTGTATTTATAAAAGTTTACATGAAGCAGAAAAAAAGATTGCTGATTATATAATTAATAATAAAGAAAAAGTCATTGAAATGACTGTTTCTGAGTTAGCATTAGAAAGTAGTGTTAGTGAAGCTACAATAGTTAGGTTCTGTAAAAAATGTGATTTAAAAGGTTTCTATGATTTGAAAATTAAAATAGCTAAAGAAATGGTTAATTTAAAAAGTAGTAATATATCAAATGAATTAGATTCCAATAATATAATGCAATCACTTCAAAATATATTAGCAAATAAAATTGAAGAATTAAAACAAACAATTTCAATGATGAATGAAGGTAATATAAAAAGAATATTAGAAGCAATTAAAGGAGCGAGAATTGTTCAATTTGCAGCGGTTGGTAATACAATACCTGTAGCAATGGATGGAGCATATAAGTTTAATCAGTTGGGAATATCATCTGTTACTAATACCATATGGGAAACACAACTTGCATTTTCATATACTTTAACTAAAGAAGATGTAGTTATAGTAATATCTAATTCAGGAGCTTCAAAAGAGCTTGTAGCTTTACTTGAAATTGCTAATGAAAGACAGGCAACAACTATTTCTATAACTAATCATGAGAATTCTCCTGTTGCCAACAAAAGCAAATATCATATAAATACTTCAACAAGAGAGAAATTATTTCTAGATGAGTTTAGCTTTTCTAGAGTATCGGCTATGGTTGTTATAGAAATCTTATATTTACTTTTAACAAGGGATAAAGAAGATGCATATAATTGGATTAGTCAGCACGAACAATCTATTGCAGAAGGAAAGATATAAGGAGAAATTACAATAGAGTGATATAATAGATATTTTATTTAAAATTTTAAATAGATATTAGATTTGAAGAAGGAAGGGTATAAAGATGAAGAATATAGATATTGGGAATAGTGGAATCAAAGCTTCTGAAATTGGGCTTGGATGCATGCGAATGGCATCAGTTGAAAAGAACGATGCGGAAAAGATCATTAAGACGTCGTTGGAAGAAGGAATTAATTTCTTTGATCATGCTGATATATACGGGGGAGGAAAATCAGAAGAAGTTTTTGCAGATGCAATTAAAATGAACTCTTCCATAAGAGAAAAAATGATCATTCAGACTAAGTGTTCTATAGTACCAGGAATAATGTATGATTTTTCAAAAGAACATATCTTAAATTCAGTAGATGCTAGTTTAAAGAGATTAAAAACAGATTATGTAGATACATTACTCCTACACCGTCCAGATACGCTTATGGAACCTGAAGAAGTTGCAGAAGCTTTTTCTAAATTACACGAAAACGGGAAAGTAAAATATTTTGGAGTGAGTAACCATACTCCAATGCAAATAGAATTACTTAACAAATATTTGAATAACAAAATAATCATAAATCAATTGCAATTTAGTATAATGCATACAGGAATGATAGATGCAGGATTAAATATGAATATCAAAAATGATGCTTCTATAGATAGAGATGGGGGAGTATTAGAATATTGCCGTCTTAAAGATATAACTATTCAAGCATGGTCTCCTTATCAATATGGATTCTTTGAAGGCGTATTCTTAGATAATGATAAATTCCCAGAATTAAATAAGAAGATTAATGCAATAGCAGAAAAGTACGCAGTAACTAATACTGCAATTGCAACTGCATGGATATTAAGGCATCCAGCAAAGATACAAACAATAGTTGGATCTATGAATGCTGAACGAATAAAAGAAATATGCAAAGCATCAAATATCACATTGACTAGACAAGAATGGTATGAAATATATCTAGCAGCAGGAAACAAATTACCATAAGTTAAAATTGATATCTGGCTTGGAGTGGAACTAAGTTTTACTTTAAGCCAGTTATTTTATGTGAGAAGATTAAGCCATTGGGCAAATAAATTAATAGTGAGTCTAAGAAAATTTATAAAGTGTAAAAAGCTAATATGATTAAGAAATATGAAGAATCTAGATATAATATATTGGATAACTATGCCAGGTGTATCTCTAGTAGGATATTGTAGTATTATATATATAAAGAGAGAATTTGAAATATAAAAGCTGCAAATTGTAGATGATTGAGTATATGTAGATAAATATTAATGGTAAGATAAAATACGTCGCTAAGAGCGGTAAACAATTTGAAAGAAATATTAAAGAACTTTTAAATAAAGGAATTTGAAATTTTAAAAAAATTGTTGACAAGTTAAAAATCAAGTGATAAAATAAAAAAGTCGCTTGAGGGTGACGAAAAATAATATAAAATTATAACGAAAGTTGTAAGAAAGAAAATTGGTCTTTGAAAATTGAACAGAATAAGATAAATACATTTAAGTAAACCAGCAATTTTTATTTGAGTAAGCTAAGATTAAACTTTTTATTGAGAGTTTGATCCTGGCTCAGGACGAACGCTGGCGGCGTGCTTAACACATGCAAGTCGAGCGATGAAGCTCCTTCGGGAGTGGATTAGCGGCGGACGGGTGAGTAACACGTGGGTAACCTGCCTCATAGAGGGGAATAGCCTTTCGAAAGGAAGATTAATACCGCATAAGATTGTAGTGCCGCATGGCATAGCAATTAAAGGAGTAATCCGCTATGAGATGGACCCGCGTCGCATTAGCTAGTTGGTGAGGTAACGGCTCACCAAGGCGACGATGCGTAGCCGACCTGAGAGGGTGATCGGCCACATTGGGACTGAGACACGGCCCAGACTCCTACGGGAGGCAGCAGTGGGGAATATTGCACAATGGGGGAAACCCTGATGCAGCAACGCCGCGTGAGTGATGACGGTCTTCGGATTGTAAAGCTCTGTCTTCAGGGACGATAATGACGGTACCTGAGGAGGAAGCCACGGCTAACTACGTGCCAGCAGCCGCGGTAATACGTAGGTGGCAAGCGTTGTCCGGATTTACTGGGCGTAAAGGGAGCGTAGGTGGATATTTAAGTGGGATGTGAAATACTCGGGCTTAACCTGGGTGCTGCATTCCAAACTGGATATCTAGAGTGCAGGAGAGGAAAGTAGAATTCCTAGTGTAGCGGTGAAATGCGTAGAGATTAGGAAGAATACCAGTGGCGAAGGCGACTTTCTGGACTGTAACTGACACTGAGGCTCGAAAGCGTGGGGAGCAAACAGGATTAGATACCCTGGTAGTCCACGCCGTAAACGATGAATACTAGGTGTAGGGGTTGTCATGACCTCTGTGCCGCCGCTAACGCATTAAGTATTCCGCCTGGGGAGTACGGTCGCAAGATTAAAACTCAAAGGAATTGACGGGGGCCCGCACAAGCAGCGGAGCATGTGGTTTAATTCGAAGCAACGCGAAGAACCTTACCTAGACTTGACATCTCCTGAATTACCCTTAATCGGGGAAGCCCTTCGGGGCAGGAAGACAGGTGGTGCATGGTTGTCGTCAGCTCGTGTCGTGAGATGTTGGGTTAAGTCCCGCAACGAGCGCAACCCTTATTGTTAGTTGCTACCATTTAGTTGAGCACTCTAGCGAGACTGCCCGGGTTAACCGGGAGGAAGGTGGGGATGACGTCAAATCATCATGCCCCTTATGTCTAGGGCTACACACGTGCTACAATGGCTGGTACAGAGAGATGCTAAACCGTGAGGTGGAGCCAAACTTTAAAACCAGTCTCAGTTCGGATTGTAGGCTGAAACTCGCCTACATGAAGCTGGAGTTGCTAGTAATCGCGAATCAGAATGTCGCGGTGAATACGTTCCCGGGCCTTGTACACACCGCCCGTCACACCATGAGAGTTGGCAATACCCAAAGTTCGTGAGCTAACGCGTAAGCGAGGCAGCGACCTAAGGTAGGGTCAGCGATTGGGGTGAAGTCGTAACAAGGTAGCCGTAGGAGAACCTGCGGCTGGATCACCTCCTTTCTATGGAGAAATCTAGATCAGCATGATGTCTGACTAGTACAGATACATTATTATGTATCAAAATATAAAATACTTGCTCAAAGGTTACTTAAGTATTTGTTCTGTTCAATTTTGAAAGACTAAGTCTTTCGTAAATATGGGGGTTTAGCTCAGTTGGGAGAGCACCTGCCTTGCACGCAGGGGGTCAAGGGTTCGAATCCCTTAATCTCCACCATGAAGATTTAATTAAATATAATTAAGTCTTTCAATGTTCTTTGAAAATTGCACATAGATTTAATGTATATAAAATACAACAAAGCCAAGAATAAATATTCTTTGTGATATGACTAATAATTAGGTCAAGCTACAAAGGGCGCATGGTGAATGCCTTGGCATCAGGAGCCGATGAAGGACGCGATAAGCTGCGATAAGCTTCGGGTAGGCGCACATAGCCAGAGATCCGAAGATTTCCGAATGAGGAAACTCACATGGGAAACCCCATGTATCATAAAGTGAATACATAGCTTTATGAAGGTATACCCAGGGAACTGAAACATCTAAGTACCTGGAGGAAGAGAAAGAAAAATCGATTTTCTTAGTAGCGGCGAGCGAAAAGGAAAGAGCCCAAACCAGAGATTTATCTCTGGGGTTGCGGACAGAACATAACGAGAAATCATAGTTAATTGAACACAACTGGAAAGTTGGACCACAGTGGGTAATAGTCCCGTAAGTGAAAACTATGATAATCAGTTCTGCACCAGAGTACCACGAGACACGTGAAACCTTGTGGGAAGCAGGGAGGACCACCTCCCAAGGCTAAATACTACCTGATGACCGATAGTGAAGCAGTACCGTGAGGGAAAGGTGAAAAGAACCCCGGGAGGGGAGTGAAATAGAACCTGAAACCATGTGCCTACAACCGATCAGAGCACCTTATGTGTGTGATGATGTGCTTTTTGTAGAACGAGCCAACGAGTTACGGTATGTAGCGAGGTTAAGTACTTAAGGTACGGAGCCGAAGGGAAACCGAGTCTTAATAGGGCGACTAGTTGCATGCTGTAGACCCGAAACCGGGTGACCTATCCATGGCCAGGTTGAAGCGAGGGTAAAACCTCGTGGAGGACCGAACCACGTTGCTGTTGAAAAAGCATGGGATGAGCTGTGGATAGCGGAGAAATTCCAATCGAACTCGGATATAGCTGGTTCTCCTCGAAATAGCTTTAGGGCTAGCGTCGGAAAATGTGAGTAGTGGAGGTAGAGCACTGAATAGGCTAGGGGGCATAGCGCTTACCGAACCTTATCAAACTCCGAATGCCACATACTATCAGTCCGGCAGTCAGACTATGAAAGATAAGTTCCATGGTCAAAAGGGAAACAGCCCAGATCGTCAGCTAAGGTCCCAAAGTGTAAGTTAAGTGGAAAAGGATGTGGGATTTCTAAGACAACTAGGATGTTGGCTTAGAAGCAGCCACTCATTAAAAGAGTGCGTAATAGCTCACTAGTCAAGAGATCCTGCGCCGAAAATGTCCGGGGCTCAAACTTACCACCGAAGCTACGGGTTCACGTTTTACGTGAGCGGTAGAGGAGCGTCGTAATCGGGCTGAAGTCGTACCGTAAGGAGCGGTGGACTGATTACGAGTGAGAATGTTGGCATTAGTAGCGAGATGTAGGCGAGAATCCTACAGGCCGAATATCTAAGGTTTCCTGAGTAAAGTTTGTCTTCTCAGGGTTAGTCGGGACCTAAGGCGAGGCCGAAAGGCGTAGTCGATGGACAATTGGTTGATATTCCAATACCACTATAATCGTTATTATCGATGGTGTGACGGAGAAGGATAGGATGTGCTAGCTATTGGATGCTAGTCTAAGCGTTTAGGGAGTTGGGATTGGCAAATCCGTTCCAACAATTCTGAGGCGTGATGGGGAAGGTTCTACGGAACCGAAGTATCTGATTCCATGCTTCCAAGAAAAGCATCTAGAGAGAGAAGTAGTGCCCGTACCGCAAACCGACACAGGTAGATGAGGAGAGAATCCTAAGGCCGACGGAAGAATTGCAGTTAAGGAACTAGGCAAATTGACCCCGTAACTTCGGGAGAAGGGGTGCCTGAGAAATCAGGCCGCAGAGAATAGGCACAAGCAACTGTTTAACAAAAACACAGGTCTCTGCTAAAGCGAAAGCTGATGTATAGGGGCTGACGCCTGCCCGGTGCTGGAAGGTTAAGGGGAACACTTAGCGAAATATCGCGAAGGTGTGAACTTAAGCCCCAGTAAACGGCGGCCGTAACTATAACGGTCCTAAGGTAGCGAAATTCCTTGTCAGGTAAGTTCTGACCCGCACGAATGGCGTAATGACTTGTGCACTGTCTCAACTGCAAATCCGGCGAAGTTGTAGTGCGAGTGAAGATGCTCGCTACCCGCGATTGGACGGAAAGACCCCGTAGAGCTTTACTGTAGCTTAGCATTGAATTTCGGTATTGTCTGTACAGGATAGGTGGGAGACTGGGAAACTAGGGCGTCAGCCTTGGTGGAGTCGTTGTTGGGATACCACCCTGATAGTATTGAAGTTCTAACTGGATGCCATGAAACTGGTGACAGGACATTGTTAGGTGGGCAGTTTGACTGGGGCGGTCGCCTCCTAAAATGTAACGGAGGCGCCCAAAGGTTCCCTCAGAACGGTCGGAAATCGTTCGAAGAGTGTAAAGGCAGAAGGGAGCCTGACTGCGACACCTACAAGTGGAGCAGGGACGAAAGTCGGGCTTAGTGATCCGGTGGTACCTCGTGGGAGGGCCATCGCTCAACGGATAAAAGCTACCTCGGGGATAACAGGCTGATCTCCCCCAAGAGTTCACATCGACGGGGAGGTTTGGCACCTCGATGTCGGCTCGTCGCATCCTGGGGCTGAAGTAGGTCCCAAGGGTTGGGCTGTTCGCCCATTAAAGCGGCACGCGAGCTGGGTTCAGAACGTCGTGAGACAGTTCGGTCCCTATCCGTCGCGGGCGTAGGAAATTTGAGAGGAGCTGTCCTTAGTACGAGAGGACCGGGATGGACTGACCTATGGTGTACCAGTTGTTTCGCCAGAAGCATAGCTGGGTAGCTAAGTCGGGAAGGGATAAACGCTGAAAGCATCTAAGTGTGAAGCCCACCTCAAGATGAGATTTCCCATAGCATAAGCTAGTAAGACCCCTTGAAGACTACAAGGTTGATAGGTCAGAGGTGTAAGTATGGTAACATATTTAGCTGACTGATACTAATAGGTCGAGGGCTTGACCAATATAATCAAGTTGTAATATACATTAAAGAAACTGTGTGCAATTTTGAAAGAACAAAGTTTTTTCAAATTAAAGATCTCGTGGTGATGGCATAGAGGTAACACTCCTTCCCATTCCGAACAGGAAAGTTAAGGTCTATAGCGCCGATGGTACTGCATGGGAGACTGTGTGGCAGAGTAGGACGTTGCGAGGTAAGCAAAAAAGATAGTTGTAATAACTATCTTTTTTTATTTTGCATAAAAAATGTGATTACTAATTTTAGTGAAGAATATAATAATAAATTTAAAAATAGTCTTAGGTTCTGATATAAGAAGTGTCACTTAGAACTTGATGAAGAATTAAATGTATATAATTTGAATTAATTGACAAATATTTTTAGATATGATAATGTTAATTTATTGAAGGATTTATTGTAAAAATATAGTAAGTCTTATGAAAGGAGAAATGGTAATATGATAAAGAGTGTAAAGGTGATTGCTGTTTAAACTAAATATGGGCGGAAATACATTCTTATGGTAGTTGTACCTTTTATTTGTGTTATATTTTCGCAGAATTTAGATAACCTTTCATAAATATGTGTACTATTAAGGACGAATATCATAACAGGTTTGCCTGTTTTTATAATGCCCGCAGATAGAAGCCATTTATAGGTTTGTGTCTGCGGGATTTTTCTGTCCATTTTTAGATATTCAGTAATATCAATAGTATATGATAAGAGCAGCAATCAAAGAGGAGAGATGTGCAATGAAGAATTTAAAATTAAAATCTATGAAAAATTTAAGAATTTCAAAATCAAGCAAAAAGGAGATTTAAAAATGAAAGAAGTAAATCATATAATAACTATGAAGCAATATATAGGTGAAAAAGAATATAAAGAAATAAATGAACTTCAAGAGATAGTCATTTTGAATGATAATGTAAATTTAAAATTAGAATTGGACTTTAAATTAGACATACAAAATAATT from the Clostridium beijerinckii genome contains:
- a CDS encoding aldo/keto reductase, with the translated sequence MKNIDIGNSGIKASEIGLGCMRMASVEKNDAEKIIKTSLEEGINFFDHADIYGGGKSEEVFADAIKMNSSIREKMIIQTKCSIVPGIMYDFSKEHILNSVDASLKRLKTDYVDTLLLHRPDTLMEPEEVAEAFSKLHENGKVKYFGVSNHTPMQIELLNKYLNNKIIINQLQFSIMHTGMIDAGLNMNIKNDASIDRDGGVLEYCRLKDITIQAWSPYQYGFFEGVFLDNDKFPELNKKINAIAEKYAVTNTAIATAWILRHPAKIQTIVGSMNAERIKEICKASNITLTRQEWYEIYLAAGNKLP
- a CDS encoding Gfo/Idh/MocA family protein, which codes for MNKINWAILGPGTIAADFAKAINEVNGKIYAVGSRNIEKARDFANKYNIEKAYGDYDEMLKDDNIDVVYIATPHCNHYEYIIKSLNNNKNVFCEKAITVNGKQLKEIVDLANEKKLIVAEAMTIYHMPLYKKLRKIVDDGKLGKIKMIQVNFGSLKEYDVTNRFFSPDLAGGALLDIGTYALSFTRYFLSSQPEEILTTVKKFETGVDEQSGIILKNSDDEMAVISLTMRAKQPKRGIVCGELGYITVENFPRADKATITYPDGSVEIIEEGHGSKALEYEIECVNSMVMSKTGNDTLRLSVDVMDIMDEVRKQWNLSYTFE
- a CDS encoding MurR/RpiR family transcriptional regulator, translated to MIKGVIIKVREIEKSVLDKILCIYKSLHEAEKKIADYIINNKEKVIEMTVSELALESSVSEATIVRFCKKCDLKGFYDLKIKIAKEMVNLKSSNISNELDSNNIMQSLQNILANKIEELKQTISMMNEGNIKRILEAIKGARIVQFAAVGNTIPVAMDGAYKFNQLGISSVTNTIWETQLAFSYTLTKEDVVIVISNSGASKELVALLEIANERQATTISITNHENSPVANKSKYHINTSTREKLFLDEFSFSRVSAMVVIEILYLLLTRDKEDAYNWISQHEQSIAEGKI